The genomic segment ATCCGCCAATAGAATAGAGCCCCACGCAAGCCGCGTAATCTTATAGGGAACCTCTAAAAATCCAACCGAGTTTTTAGCGATGCCCTATACTTTAAACTTAGAAACCTCTGCAGCAAGAGCGGCGATACTCTCTTTAGTACGCAACGTAATCTGGTTAACCTCTTGTACGGAGGTATTGATGTAAGACGCCCCTGAAGTCATTTCATCCATGCTGCCGGTGATAACGCGGGTAAGGTCGTCCAGAATCGCCATTTCCTTTGCAGCTTTTTCGCCGCCCTTCAGCATTTCCGCAGAACCGTTGTTGACCTCAACCGTAACCGTATTGATATTTTTGATTGCGGTCAGTACTTCCCTACTGGCATTTTCTTGTTCGCGCATTGCTTCGGTCAGCTGATTACTCATCATCTTAACCTGTTCGGACAAATTAAAAATAGCATTGAACTTCTCTTCAACCGTATGAGCCGAATTGGAGAGTCCTTCGATTTCCGTGCCGAACTGTTTAAGCGTTGTCGAGATGGTTTTTCCCTGCGTTGCGGAATCTTCGGCCAACTTGCGGATCTCGTCCGCGACAACGGCAAATCCCTTGCCGGCTTCCCCTGCATGGGCAGCCTCAATAGCCGCATTCATTGCAAGCAGGTTTGTTTGACTCGCAATATGCTGGATAACTCCGCTCGCTTCAATTAAGCTGCCCGACTCTTCCGCAATTTTTTGCGTAATGGCATTGGAACTGTGCAGCGTTTCTTTACCGTCGGAAGTTGCAGAGGCAAGCGATTTAATCGATTCGTCCGTTCTTTCCAGTGTCTTGGTAATAGAGGCAATATTTGCAACCATTTCTTCGATAGCCGAAGAAGATTCCGCAACACTCGCCGCTTGAGTCGCAATACTACCGTTTAACTGCTTAATGGTTTTGATGATTTCTTCGATTGTTGCAGACGTTTCGGTAACGCTTGACGCTTGCGTAAATATCTTTCGTTTTACATCTTCAATATGGGTGCTTATCTCATTTGCAGCGCCGGCGGTTTCCGACATATTTTGCGCAAGCTCATCGCCTATCTTTGTCATCGCACCGGCATTTTTATCAACGGATTGAATTGCCGTTCTAATCTTTCCGATTGTTTCGTTAAAATATTCCGAAAGATTACGGATTTCATCCAACCCCGTTAGCGGTAAGGTAACGGTTAAGTCTCCTTCACCCTGCGCAATATCTTTTAGCGCCGCAGCCACACGTACGAGCGGCCTGATAATCCGGTGCGACAGCCAATACACTACGATAGCCGCAATAATCAGCATTGCTGCTCCGATAAGATACATCCACCGATTTAATGTCCGTACATCGGTTAAAAATTCTTTTTCGGGGGCACGCAGCATCACAACCCAGCCGGTGTTCATCTTTTTTCCCACCACAAATTGCGTTTCCCCGTTATATGAACCTGAACCGCTTACAACATCATCCGATCTAAATACCGATTCGACCAGAGCTGACAGCGAAGCCATATCCTTATCATTTGCGGCCGCATCTCTGATGGAAATTTGTGCGGCAACTCGGCTAAAGTCGGTATCCCCTATAACTCTCCTGCTTGTTCCGACAATAAAGACGGAACCGCTTGTGCCGACGGTAACCGTTTTACAGATATTTGAAAGATATTGTCCGTCTATATCGATCGAAAAGAACCCTGCAATTTTCTGATCTTTCCCGTACATAGGGATTGCATACGACATAAGGAAAACATCTTTCCCTGCCGGAAAAGGTTCGGATAAAAACGGAATCCCGTTCATAACGGTATTATACCACGATTCATTCCCGCAAAAGAAACTGCTGCCGTCGGCACGGATAAGTTTTCCGTCCATACCGGCCATACCATAGCTTTTTACGGATGGCTGCCGTTTCATAAGGAAGTCTATTTCCTGTAGCCGTTCGGGAATACTTAAACTTTCATCGAACAGGATAGGAGAACCGGCTACTCCCTCAAGCCAAAATGAAAGCCCCTTCATTTCCTGTTCGATTTTTTCGGCAGTCGTAATCGCTTTGTTTTGCAGTAATTCCATAACTTTTGCGGTAATTGCCCGCCTGACGATACTGCCGGCAAGAACGGTCTGCAAAATCGATACCGTAACGATAAATATTGCAAAAATAATAATCAGGCGTTTCTGCAAACCGAGTTGTTTTTTCATAGTTTCTCCTCAATACTAAAACGGATATGGCCGCACGAGCGGTAAAACGATTATTAATTGTGCAGCGCTTATTATCATTATCTATTAAAACTCTGTCAATTCCTCACCTTTTGAAAATAGACGGCGCATCTGCGTTGTCGCAAAGTAAGCTTTGAGGAGCCACAAGTTTTTTCATATTATTTTAAGTTTTTTTCAAAAAATATAAAAAATTTGCGGCCAAAACGCTGCGCAAGTCGCATAACAAGAGTATGAGTGTTACAAGATTTTATTCCGGCATCAGACGTATGCCGACCCTATTGTGTATGTTTGTTATCCTTTTTGTAAACCTTTCCGCGCAAGGTTACGGACAACAATCGCTCTTTGACCGTTTTACCGATGACAGCTTTATATTCAGCCGGCAGGACGAAGACGGAGAGAAATACGAAAATGACGAAGATGAGGATTCCGAAAGCAAAACGGAAGAAGACAATTCCGGTGGAAATGCCGCATCGAACCTACAAAAAGACAATACAGCCGGTATGGATGCCGCCGCATCGGAGCGCGACTATTTTATCCGCTATACGCACAGCCTCCGTAAGGGAGCCGGCATTTCCACAGGTATAAGCGGACACGGCTACATCGGCTTGCTGAAGCTTGCGTCTCCGATGCCGGTTCCCTATTTTGAACTTTCGGTTAAGAATTTCGGTGTCGGGCTGTATCCCCTCGCCTCTCTGCAAACCTCTTTCCCCGAAAAAAACATCCCGACGGTGTTTCTCGGCGCGGGGTGCTTAACTTTTGACGGTTTTTTAAAAGCAGCAAAGTTTTCCGGTTATGCTAAAACGAAAGCAACCTACAGCGGGCTCAAATTCCCCCGCGAACAGTTCATCGGTATCGGAAGTGCACAAAAGGCCGTCCAATACGGGGTGGAAGTATACGGCGGCGGATGGAACGGCGCTTTTTTTGCAAGCCCCGAACCGAAGAAGCAACGGATGCGGTACGGCCTTATGGGCGGCTGGCGCATGAAACAAAAAAAAGCGGATATCAATTTTACCCTGCAGCATCTAACCGCTTTTATCCCGGAATTGGTTAGAGAAGTAAAAACGCCTGCCGCACAATCCGCAACAGGCGGAACTTTGGCGGTTCAATCAAGCAGTACATCGGTAATATCTTCAGATATAAACGGTGAATATGCTCGGCAGCGGTACCACACGCTTTTCGGCTTAAATGCCGTTTTTACCCATCCGATTGTTTCGTTGGCGGCAACCGGTTTTTGCAGCTATGCGGCGGATAAAACCGTCTCCGGCGCAGTGCAGGCTGAAACCGATGTTTGGTATCGATATGTGGGTGTGCGTACCGGCGGCAGCTATACCGGAGCGAATGCCTTAAACTGGGACGACGCCCGCACAAACGAACAGGTTACCGCATTTGTGCAGCCGTATTTTAAAGCCGGTCTGTTTTCGCTGTTTACGCTCTATGCTTTCAATATGGAGGGCGGAACAATGCTGCATAACGGCGGGCTGATTGCGCAGGTAAACCACAAGGTTGTTCGTTGGAAAGCAAGTTGGGATTACGGTAATGAACTGCATACGGTCAAAACGGAGATAACATTTGTCAGCAAGCCGGCATGGTTTACCGGTATCCGGTGGTTCCAAAAAGCTGCCGCCGGCGCTGCGGTTGAATTGCAGGACAGAACCGCCAATCCGTTTATCCTAAAAAAATATTCAGTGAATGCAAACAGCACTTTTTGCATTACCGACGGTATTTTTTGCGGCATCAGCGGTTCGTTCTCTCAAGCAATACGGAAAGAAGAAAGCGAAACGGAACGCCTTATATACCTGCAAGGCCCTGTATACGGCGGCGGAGTATCCGTAAGTTTTAAGCGGAACGGTATCGGAAAGGTACACTCCG from the Treponema vincentii F0403 genome contains:
- a CDS encoding methyl-accepting chemotaxis protein, yielding MKKQLGLQKRLIIIFAIFIVTVSILQTVLAGSIVRRAITAKVMELLQNKAITTAEKIEQEMKGLSFWLEGVAGSPILFDESLSIPERLQEIDFLMKRQPSVKSYGMAGMDGKLIRADGSSFFCGNESWYNTVMNGIPFLSEPFPAGKDVFLMSYAIPMYGKDQKIAGFFSIDIDGQYLSNICKTVTVGTSGSVFIVGTSRRVIGDTDFSRVAAQISIRDAAANDKDMASLSALVESVFRSDDVVSGSGSYNGETQFVVGKKMNTGWVVMLRAPEKEFLTDVRTLNRWMYLIGAAMLIIAAIVVYWLSHRIIRPLVRVAAALKDIAQGEGDLTVTLPLTGLDEIRNLSEYFNETIGKIRTAIQSVDKNAGAMTKIGDELAQNMSETAGAANEISTHIEDVKRKIFTQASSVTETSATIEEIIKTIKQLNGSIATQAASVAESSSAIEEMVANIASITKTLERTDESIKSLASATSDGKETLHSSNAITQKIAEESGSLIEASGVIQHIASQTNLLAMNAAIEAAHAGEAGKGFAVVADEIRKLAEDSATQGKTISTTLKQFGTEIEGLSNSAHTVEEKFNAIFNLSEQVKMMSNQLTEAMREQENASREVLTAIKNINTVTVEVNNGSAEMLKGGEKAAKEMAILDDLTRVITGSMDEMTSGASYINTSVQEVNQITLRTKESIAALAAEVSKFKV